One segment of Synechococcus sp. A15-24 DNA contains the following:
- a CDS encoding MSMEG_0567/Sll0786 family nitrogen starvation N-acetyltransferase: MVFCLDPSSRGIGRSISSAPSLFTPSVRAGIGIDADDFRLSPTASSDRFSFHLLRPDSPLIAGYWSLRRSIFCEEQHVFEQSDRDELDRIACPIAALHHGCDPELEQERREENGLKEDGPEAQVVGVVRIVETEPRLWYGGRLGVHSDFRRHNQIGKGLIWKAVTTANGWGCDRFMATVQIQNVRFFRRLNWASIEELEIRGIRHHLMQADLKYYAPSRERRPSCSLLPSLAA, from the coding sequence ATGGTGTTCTGTCTCGATCCCAGCAGCCGTGGCATCGGCCGCAGCATCAGCTCCGCCCCAAGCCTGTTCACCCCTTCGGTGCGGGCTGGCATCGGCATCGACGCCGATGATTTCCGCCTGTCGCCCACCGCCAGTTCGGATCGGTTCAGCTTTCACCTGCTGCGTCCCGATTCGCCCCTGATCGCGGGTTACTGGTCGTTGCGGCGCAGCATCTTCTGCGAGGAGCAGCACGTGTTCGAACAGTCCGATCGGGATGAACTCGACCGCATCGCCTGTCCGATCGCGGCCCTGCATCACGGATGCGACCCCGAGCTGGAGCAGGAGCGCCGGGAGGAAAACGGTCTGAAGGAGGACGGTCCGGAGGCGCAGGTGGTGGGTGTGGTTCGGATCGTGGAGACCGAACCACGGCTCTGGTATGGCGGACGGCTCGGGGTGCACAGCGACTTTCGCCGTCACAACCAGATCGGCAAGGGGTTGATCTGGAAGGCGGTCACCACCGCCAACGGCTGGGGCTGTGATCGTTTCATGGCCACGGTGCAGATTCAGAACGTGCGTTTCTTTCGCCGTCTGAATTGGGCCTCGATTGAGGAACTCGAGATCCGTGGCATCCGGCATCACCTGATGCAGGCCGATCTCAAGTACTACGCGCCGTCGCGGGAGCGGCGGCCGTCATGTTCGCTCCTGCCATCCCTTGCCGCATGA
- a CDS encoding MSMEG_0568 family radical SAM protein — translation MSELGRLVTELQVKGVRAEPLEGNRGRRGGAGPSDHRALNVDGTTVMVPVYNDVSGSSAYSLAARGDGLTLTGPQQDALPVVTTTDEPAFYGLRTAEGIPYRSIALLHSRDVLATTLLQTCIRFRDRSQSCQFCAIEQTLEDGATVIRKTPEQVAEVAEAAVCLDGVKQLVMTTGTPNSDDRGARLMAETAAAVKRRVDLPIQGQCEPPDDPIWYERMKAAGIDSLGMHLEVVEPEVRRRILPGKSELSLERYYAAFADAVAVFGRGEVSTYLLAGLGDSREALLDCSRRLIELGVYPFVVPFVPISGTPLEHHPAPDTAFMVDVYKGVAELLHQGDLRSEAMSAGCAKCGACSALSLFEQAA, via the coding sequence ATGTCTGAGCTCGGACGCCTGGTGACCGAACTGCAGGTGAAGGGGGTTCGGGCCGAACCACTGGAGGGAAACCGGGGCCGTCGCGGCGGGGCTGGACCCTCTGACCACAGGGCCCTGAATGTGGATGGCACCACGGTGATGGTGCCCGTTTACAACGACGTCTCCGGCTCATCGGCGTACAGCCTGGCGGCACGTGGTGACGGCTTGACCCTGACCGGTCCTCAGCAGGACGCCCTGCCGGTGGTGACCACCACCGATGAACCGGCCTTCTATGGCCTGAGAACGGCGGAGGGGATCCCCTACCGCTCCATCGCCTTGCTGCACAGCCGAGATGTGCTGGCCACCACGCTGTTGCAGACCTGCATCCGCTTCCGAGATCGCTCCCAGTCCTGCCAGTTCTGCGCCATCGAGCAGACCCTTGAGGACGGCGCCACGGTGATCCGCAAGACCCCGGAGCAGGTGGCCGAGGTTGCGGAAGCTGCGGTGTGCCTGGATGGTGTGAAGCAGCTGGTGATGACCACCGGCACCCCCAACAGCGATGACCGCGGCGCCCGGCTGATGGCCGAGACGGCCGCGGCGGTGAAGCGTCGGGTCGATCTGCCGATCCAGGGGCAGTGCGAACCCCCCGATGATCCGATCTGGTACGAGCGGATGAAGGCTGCGGGAATCGACAGCCTCGGCATGCACCTCGAGGTGGTGGAGCCGGAGGTGCGGCGTCGCATCCTTCCGGGCAAATCGGAGCTCAGCCTCGAGCGTTACTACGCGGCCTTCGCCGATGCTGTCGCCGTGTTCGGGCGGGGAGAGGTGTCCACCTATCTGCTAGCCGGCCTGGGCGACAGCCGGGAGGCACTGCTCGACTGCAGCCGCCGCCTGATCGAACTGGGGGTCTACCCGTTTGTGGTTCCGTTTGTGCCGATCTCCGGCACACCCTTGGAGCACCATCCGGCACCGGACACAGCCTTCATGGTCGACGTCTACAAGGGGGTTGCCGAGCTGCTGCACCAAGGAGATCTGCGCTCCGAGGCGATGTCGGCCGGTTGCGCCAAATGTGGAGCCTGTTCGGCGCTGTCGCTGTTCGAGCAGGCGGCCTGA
- a CDS encoding Nit6803 family nitrilase gives MVTTVKVAAAQIRPVLFSLDGSLQKVLDAMAEAAAEGVELIVFPETFLPYYPYFSFVEPPVRMGRSHLALYDQAVVVPGPVTDAVAAAARQHGMQVLLGVNERDGGTLYNTQLLLNSCGEIALKRRKITPTYHERMVWGQGDGSGLSVVSTPLGRVGALACWEHYNPLARYALMVQGEEIHCAQFPGSLVGPIFSEQTAVTMRHHALEAGCFVICSTGWLDPDDHAAITPDASLHKAFQGGCHTAVISPEGRYLAGPLPDGEGLAIAELDLALITKRKRMMDSVGHYSRPELLSLRINRNAAVAMQEMASDPVPSETSMAERSLAAGMSHVIEEINHV, from the coding sequence ATGGTGACCACTGTCAAAGTTGCCGCTGCCCAGATCCGTCCCGTGCTGTTCAGCCTGGATGGATCTCTTCAGAAGGTGCTCGACGCGATGGCCGAAGCGGCGGCCGAAGGCGTTGAGCTGATCGTCTTTCCGGAGACGTTCCTGCCCTATTACCCCTACTTCTCATTTGTTGAGCCCCCGGTTCGCATGGGGCGCTCCCACCTGGCGCTCTATGACCAGGCTGTGGTGGTGCCCGGACCGGTCACGGATGCGGTGGCAGCGGCCGCACGGCAGCACGGCATGCAGGTGTTGCTGGGGGTGAACGAACGGGACGGTGGCACGCTCTACAACACCCAGTTGCTGTTAAATAGTTGCGGCGAGATCGCTCTCAAGCGCCGCAAGATCACTCCCACTTATCACGAGCGGATGGTGTGGGGGCAGGGGGACGGTTCCGGCCTGTCGGTGGTGTCCACCCCGCTTGGTCGGGTCGGGGCGTTGGCCTGCTGGGAGCACTACAACCCCCTGGCGCGCTACGCGTTGATGGTCCAGGGCGAGGAGATCCACTGCGCCCAGTTCCCCGGGTCGCTGGTCGGGCCGATCTTCAGCGAGCAGACCGCCGTCACCATGCGGCATCACGCCCTGGAGGCCGGCTGTTTCGTGATCTGCTCCACCGGATGGCTGGATCCGGATGACCATGCGGCGATCACGCCAGATGCGTCGTTGCACAAGGCGTTTCAAGGGGGCTGTCACACCGCTGTGATCAGTCCTGAGGGCCGCTACCTGGCGGGTCCCTTGCCCGACGGTGAAGGCCTGGCCATCGCCGAACTCGATCTGGCCCTGATCACCAAGCGCAAGCGAATGATGGACAGCGTCGGCCATTACAGCCGTCCGGAACTGTTGTCGCTGCGGATCAATCGCAACGCGGCCGTAGCGATGCAGGAGATGGCGAGCGATCCGGTTCCATCCGAAACGTCGATGGCCGAAAGGTCATTGGCCGCCGGGATGTCCCATGTGATCGAGGAGATCAACCATGTCTGA
- a CDS encoding MSMEG_0572/Sll0783 family nitrogen starvation response protein, translated as MPVVDRPANQPGDYLVDYEEKVFPDVKAEPGEKALVTFHTVAFEGSIGLVNLLQASRLITKGFETSVLLYGPGVTLGVMRGFPKLGDAAFDGHLNFNARLQKFMDQGGKVYACRFALQALYGHSEKALMPGITPVNPLDVLDIVLMHRKEGAFILDTWTL; from the coding sequence ATGCCTGTCGTCGATCGTCCCGCCAACCAGCCGGGGGATTATCTTGTTGACTACGAGGAAAAAGTCTTTCCCGATGTGAAGGCTGAGCCGGGTGAAAAGGCCTTGGTCACGTTTCACACCGTTGCTTTCGAAGGTTCTATTGGCCTGGTTAATCTTTTGCAGGCCAGCCGTCTGATTACCAAAGGGTTTGAAACCTCTGTTCTGCTCTATGGCCCTGGCGTCACCCTCGGTGTGATGCGTGGATTCCCCAAGCTCGGTGATGCCGCCTTTGATGGTCACCTGAACTTCAACGCACGGCTACAGAAGTTCATGGATCAGGGGGGAAAGGTGTACGCCTGTCGCTTCGCTCTGCAGGCGCTTTACGGACACAGCGAGAAGGCGCTGATGCCGGGCATCACCCCGGTGAATCCCCTTGATGTGCTCGACATCGTGCTGATGCATCGCAAGGAAGGGGCCTTCATCCTCGACACCTGGACGCTCTGA
- a CDS encoding MSMEG_0569 family flavin-dependent oxidoreductase, with protein sequence MLNSAHDGARFKADHAVVVIGAGQAGLSVAYQLQQRGIRPVVLEKHRIGYAWDQQRWDSFCLVTPNWQCRLPDFPYDGNQPEGFMPKAEIVAYLQRFARHVGGDVREGVAVQRLTPKGSGYRLSTSEGEMEAEHVVVATGGYHAPRRHPLAERLPASVLQLDARAYRNPAALPEGPVLVVGNGQSGSQIAEDLHLSGRTVHLSVGSAPRSPRVYRGRDVVDWLDRMGYYDMPISDHADPRSVRAKTNHFLTGRDGGREIDLRQRATEGMRLHGRLATIATDHIGFADDLAGNLDQADAVYCRIRSSIDSWIQQQGIEAPLEPPYSPCWQPSAMADPGIDLSRDPLAAVIWCTGYRSDFSWIDAPVFDGAGLPAHERGVTQSAGLYFLGLPWLHTWGSGRFCGVSDDADYLARLISLRLQRRDASQERLECTAILGS encoded by the coding sequence ATGCTGAATAGCGCGCATGATGGCGCCCGATTCAAGGCCGATCATGCGGTTGTGGTGATCGGAGCCGGTCAGGCCGGACTTTCGGTGGCCTACCAGTTGCAACAAAGGGGCATCCGTCCTGTGGTGCTGGAAAAGCACCGCATCGGATACGCCTGGGATCAGCAACGCTGGGATTCTTTCTGCCTGGTCACCCCCAACTGGCAATGCCGCTTGCCGGACTTCCCCTACGACGGCAACCAGCCCGAGGGGTTCATGCCCAAGGCAGAGATCGTGGCGTACCTGCAACGCTTCGCGCGGCACGTGGGTGGAGATGTGCGCGAGGGGGTCGCCGTTCAACGGCTAACCCCGAAAGGCAGTGGTTATCGGCTAAGCACCAGCGAAGGCGAGATGGAGGCCGAACATGTGGTGGTGGCCACCGGCGGGTATCACGCCCCCCGGCGCCATCCCCTGGCCGAACGGCTGCCGGCCTCCGTGCTCCAACTCGATGCCCGTGCTTACCGCAACCCGGCGGCTCTACCGGAAGGCCCCGTATTGGTGGTGGGCAACGGCCAGTCCGGCAGCCAGATCGCGGAGGACCTGCACCTGTCCGGCCGCACCGTGCACCTCAGTGTGGGCAGCGCCCCTCGATCCCCACGGGTGTACCGCGGCCGGGATGTGGTCGATTGGCTGGACCGGATGGGCTACTACGACATGCCGATCAGCGACCATGCCGACCCCCGCAGCGTCCGCGCCAAAACCAACCACTTCCTCACCGGTCGCGATGGTGGCCGTGAGATCGATCTGCGCCAGCGCGCCACCGAGGGCATGCGTCTGCATGGCCGTCTCGCAACCATCGCCACTGACCACATCGGCTTTGCCGATGATCTCGCCGGCAACCTCGATCAGGCCGATGCGGTTTATTGCCGCATCCGCAGCAGCATCGACAGCTGGATCCAGCAGCAGGGCATCGAGGCCCCCCTCGAGCCCCCCTATTCACCCTGCTGGCAACCATCAGCGATGGCCGACCCCGGCATCGATCTCAGCCGGGATCCACTCGCTGCGGTGATCTGGTGCACCGGGTACCGCAGCGACTTCAGCTGGATCGATGCTCCGGTGTTCGATGGTGCCGGTCTGCCGGCCCATGAGCGTGGGGTCACCCAGAGCGCGGGGCTCTACTTCCTTGGCCTGCCCTGGCTGCACACCTGGGGATCCGGTCGCTTCTGCGGCGTCAGCGACGATGCCGACTACCTCGCGAGGCTGATCAGTCTGCGGCTGCAACGCCGCGATGCCAGCCAGGAGCGGCTGGAGTGCACCGCGATCCTGGGCTCCTGA
- a CDS encoding sugar phosphate isomerase/epimerase, with protein MVHSCLERIDAAEVRQLLGKRRQALILEITTGGGYTPNLADGPEQHLEQLEALLSRAMAMEPLKINLIIGSDSWSEDVQHRFFRAVLDRIDTVPCAVMLETHRSRSLANPWQMPVWLERHPRMRLTADLSHWCCVAERLMTPDLLPVQAMAGRVDHIHARVGHAQGPSVSHPFAPEWTEALEAHRSCWQFFLESFDQEKAPATITPEFGPDGYIPLKPFSAEPVADVDTLNTQMASWLRTALHNSMR; from the coding sequence GTGGTTCATTCGTGTCTGGAGCGGATTGATGCAGCGGAGGTTCGGCAGCTCCTCGGTAAGAGAAGGCAGGCGCTGATCCTCGAGATCACTACTGGGGGCGGCTACACCCCAAATCTGGCCGATGGTCCTGAACAGCATCTCGAACAACTTGAGGCGTTGCTGAGTCGTGCGATGGCCATGGAACCGCTCAAGATCAATCTGATCATTGGCAGTGACAGCTGGTCTGAGGACGTTCAACATCGTTTTTTCAGGGCTGTTCTCGACCGCATCGATACCGTGCCCTGCGCCGTGATGCTGGAGACCCATCGCAGCCGGAGCCTGGCTAACCCCTGGCAGATGCCGGTGTGGCTGGAGCGACATCCACGGATGCGGCTCACGGCAGACCTGAGCCATTGGTGTTGTGTTGCCGAGCGGTTGATGACGCCTGATCTCCTACCGGTGCAGGCCATGGCAGGGCGGGTCGACCACATCCATGCACGGGTCGGTCATGCCCAGGGCCCCTCAGTCAGCCATCCCTTTGCGCCGGAGTGGACCGAAGCATTGGAGGCTCATCGCTCTTGTTGGCAATTCTTTCTGGAATCGTTTGATCAGGAAAAGGCGCCGGCCACTATTACACCTGAATTCGGCCCTGATGGCTACATACCACTGAAGCCCTTCAGTGCTGAACCGGTGGCTGATGTCGACACTCTCAACACACAGATGGCCTCCTGGCTCCGCACCGCCCTGCACAACTCCATGCGTTGA
- a CDS encoding J domain-containing protein codes for MGFDPRQWTGSPPSGVSTSSRDQRVTSNVEALLAENDALRRELQRMQRELERLRRQQRPRPEPTMNLIRRVQVQRWGDELAKQPGWSEFDQAGLEALIERLNRRGFPANLNLQQRLNRLVDGLGSDLLAAVANPATLQDTVVLAAFALYGVRASEWLDEDPRRVVAELRQRLRGPRRPSGDFRADALAVLGLEPGATAEAIKRAHRRLVKQHHPDMGGSAEAFRRVNEAYQQLVN; via the coding sequence GTGGGTTTTGATCCCCGGCAATGGACCGGCTCACCACCGTCAGGGGTCTCGACCAGCAGTCGTGATCAGCGGGTGACCAGCAACGTCGAGGCGTTGCTGGCGGAGAACGATGCCCTGCGGCGAGAGCTCCAGCGCATGCAACGGGAGCTGGAACGACTGCGTCGTCAGCAGCGCCCTCGGCCTGAACCCACGATGAACCTGATCCGACGGGTGCAGGTGCAGCGTTGGGGGGATGAACTGGCCAAGCAACCCGGTTGGAGCGAGTTCGATCAGGCAGGCCTGGAGGCGTTGATCGAGCGGCTCAACCGGCGGGGGTTCCCTGCGAATCTCAACCTGCAGCAGCGGTTGAACCGGCTGGTGGATGGTCTCGGGAGCGATCTGCTGGCAGCGGTCGCAAACCCGGCAACCCTCCAGGACACGGTGGTGCTGGCGGCCTTTGCTCTCTATGGAGTTAGAGCCAGTGAATGGCTGGATGAAGATCCCCGCCGCGTGGTGGCGGAGTTACGCCAGCGCTTGCGTGGCCCTCGTCGCCCAAGCGGCGATTTCCGGGCTGATGCTCTGGCTGTGCTCGGCCTGGAGCCGGGGGCGACGGCCGAGGCGATCAAGCGAGCCCATCGCCGATTGGTAAAGCAACACCACCCAGACATGGGCGGATCAGCCGAGGCGTTTCGTCGGGTGAATGAGGCCTACCAGCAGCTGGTGAATTGA
- a CDS encoding SDR family oxidoreductase, which produces MATYLVTGANRGIGLAYCQQLQARGDAVIAVCRQLSPELESLGVQLEAGIELSEQSSIDELVRRLDGCPLDGVILNAGILHSMGLEDLDAEAIRRQFDVNALAPLLLARALVPQMPHGSKLALMTSRMGSIDDNSSGGSYGYRMSKVALNIAGKSLAIDLKPRGIAVAILHPGLVRTGMIRFNPSGVDPSDAVQGLLARIDVLTPETSGSFWHANGQVLPW; this is translated from the coding sequence ATGGCGACCTATCTGGTGACAGGAGCCAACCGCGGCATCGGACTGGCCTACTGCCAGCAGCTCCAGGCCCGTGGGGATGCGGTGATTGCCGTGTGCCGACAGCTCAGCCCTGAGCTGGAGTCGCTGGGGGTGCAGCTCGAGGCCGGCATCGAGCTGAGTGAGCAGTCATCCATCGATGAGCTGGTGCGGCGTCTTGACGGTTGCCCGCTCGATGGCGTGATTCTCAACGCCGGCATCCTTCACTCGATGGGGCTGGAGGATCTTGATGCGGAGGCCATTCGCCGCCAGTTCGACGTGAATGCCTTAGCTCCCTTGCTGTTGGCACGGGCCCTGGTGCCGCAGATGCCGCATGGCAGCAAGCTGGCACTGATGACCAGTCGCATGGGGTCGATTGACGACAACAGCTCTGGGGGCTCCTACGGCTATCGGATGTCGAAGGTGGCCCTGAACATTGCCGGTAAATCGTTGGCGATCGATTTGAAGCCCCGGGGGATCGCCGTGGCGATCCTGCATCCGGGACTGGTGCGCACCGGGATGATCCGCTTCAACCCCAGTGGAGTTGATCCCTCGGACGCCGTGCAGGGTCTCCTGGCCCGCATTGATGTGCTGACCCCGGAGACCAGCGGCAGTTTCTGGCATGCCAATGGTCAGGTGTTGCCATGGTAA